Proteins co-encoded in one Mycobacterium mantenii genomic window:
- a CDS encoding peroxiredoxin — translation MLSVGTAAPDFTLRDQNQQRVTLSSYRDAKNVLLVFFPLAFTGICQGELDQLRDHLPDFENDDSAALAISVGPPPTHRVWSLDSGFTFPVLSDFWPHGAVSRSYGVFNEDAGYSNRGTFVIDRSGIIRFAEMKQPGESRDQRLWTDALAALKA, via the coding sequence ATGCTGTCCGTCGGCACAGCCGCCCCGGATTTCACTTTGCGCGACCAGAATCAACAGCGAGTCACGCTGAGCTCGTATCGGGACGCCAAGAACGTGCTGCTGGTGTTCTTCCCGCTCGCCTTCACCGGGATCTGTCAGGGCGAACTGGATCAGTTGCGCGACCACCTGCCCGATTTCGAAAACGACGACAGCGCGGCGCTGGCCATCTCCGTCGGCCCGCCGCCGACCCACCGGGTCTGGTCGTTGGACAGCGGCTTCACGTTCCCGGTGCTGTCGGACTTCTGGCCACACGGCGCGGTGAGCCGGAGCTACGGGGTGTTCAACGAGGACGCCGGCTACTCCAACCGCGGGACGTTCGTCATCGATCGGTCCGGGATCATTCGCTTCGCCGAGATGAAACAGCCCGGCGAGTCCCGCGACCAGCGGCTCTGGACCGACGCCCTGGCGGCGTTGAAGGCCTAG
- a CDS encoding epoxide hydrolase family protein: MKPFRIDVPDDVLDDLRSRLARTRWPETECVDDWSQGMPLAYTRELADYWANDYDWRSREAALNRFDQFTTEIDGLDIHFIHQRSPHEDAFPLLITHGWPGSIVEFHKVIEPLTNPASGRAEDAFHVVCPSLPGYGFSGKPATTGWGVEKIAEAWETLMLRLGYDRYGAQGGDWGAAVTTQIGRNVGHCVAIHLNMPVGRPTKDSLTNPTEEEQRALAGLANHRKWGTGYSKQQSTRPQTLGYGLADSPVGQLAWIVEKFWDWADCDGHPENAVSRDELLDNVMVYWVTNTAASSARLYWESFAVWGGGDRVELPTGVAAFPGELLKAPRSWCEPVYNITHWTDMPRGGHFAAFEQPELFVEDLRAFFATVR, translated from the coding sequence GTGAAACCGTTCCGCATCGACGTTCCCGACGACGTTCTCGACGACCTGCGATCGCGGCTGGCCCGCACGCGTTGGCCCGAGACCGAATGCGTGGACGACTGGAGCCAGGGCATGCCGTTGGCCTACACCCGCGAACTGGCCGACTACTGGGCCAACGATTACGACTGGCGTTCGCGGGAGGCCGCGCTCAACCGCTTCGATCAGTTCACCACCGAAATCGACGGGCTGGACATCCATTTCATTCACCAGCGATCCCCGCACGAGGATGCCTTCCCGCTGCTGATCACCCATGGCTGGCCGGGTTCGATCGTGGAGTTCCACAAGGTGATCGAGCCGTTGACCAACCCCGCCTCGGGGCGCGCCGAGGACGCCTTCCACGTCGTGTGCCCGTCGCTACCGGGGTACGGGTTTTCCGGGAAGCCCGCCACGACCGGCTGGGGCGTGGAGAAGATCGCCGAGGCATGGGAAACGCTCATGCTGCGCCTGGGTTACGACCGCTACGGCGCCCAGGGCGGAGACTGGGGCGCCGCGGTCACCACCCAGATCGGCCGCAATGTCGGGCATTGCGTGGCCATCCACCTGAACATGCCGGTCGGCAGGCCCACCAAGGACTCGCTGACCAACCCGACCGAGGAGGAGCAACGGGCGCTCGCCGGGTTGGCCAACCACCGCAAGTGGGGCACCGGCTATTCCAAGCAACAATCCACCCGGCCGCAGACGCTGGGCTACGGCCTGGCCGATTCGCCCGTGGGGCAGCTGGCCTGGATCGTCGAAAAGTTCTGGGACTGGGCCGATTGCGACGGGCACCCCGAGAACGCGGTCAGCCGCGACGAGCTGCTGGACAACGTGATGGTCTATTGGGTGACCAACACCGCCGCGTCCTCGGCCCGCCTGTACTGGGAGAGCTTTGCGGTGTGGGGCGGCGGGGATCGCGTCGAATTGCCCACGGGCGTTGCGGCTTTCCCCGGTGAGCTGCTCAAGGCGCCGCGCAGCTGGTGCGAACCGGTCTACAACATCACCCACTGGACGGACATGCCGCGCGGCGGGCATTTCGCGGCGTTCGAGCAACCGGAACTGTTCGTCGAGGATCTCCGCGCGTTCTTCGCGACGGTGCGCTGA
- a CDS encoding DUF732 domain-containing protein, which yields MFTGITRSTGITSHGHLGALVTAVLVLTGAAILRGGAAAADPNQDDQFLALLDQEGIPALEGVPYLIDTAHKVCRAVDAGFSADAVVDAMVQFAYGHDPAERAYAPGRLARTEARFVTASVKAYCPYDRGKIASLITNPASARNAPTPPGAAYPHTAVTFAMPAHRQGALVAGRSDGDRSDFRAALVSRHGVVPSGDITQPKPPDIPPPPPVAHLRTPPRQIAAPPRPQQAPPRPQQPAPAPLQPAPAPLQAPPAPQQPVPPPPPPPPPPAAPPMSPGFVRLAP from the coding sequence ATGTTTACCGGCATCACCAGGTCCACCGGCATCACCAGCCACGGCCACCTCGGCGCTCTGGTTACCGCCGTCCTGGTGCTAACTGGCGCTGCAATCCTGCGCGGCGGCGCAGCGGCGGCCGACCCGAATCAAGACGACCAGTTTCTCGCCCTGCTCGATCAAGAAGGTATCCCTGCCCTCGAGGGTGTTCCATACCTGATCGATACAGCCCATAAAGTCTGCCGCGCAGTAGATGCCGGCTTTTCGGCGGACGCCGTAGTCGACGCGATGGTGCAGTTTGCGTATGGCCATGACCCGGCCGAGCGTGCGTATGCCCCCGGGCGCCTAGCGCGCACTGAGGCCCGATTCGTCACTGCGTCAGTCAAGGCTTACTGCCCATACGATCGAGGCAAGATCGCGTCTCTGATAACTAATCCCGCGTCGGCCCGGAATGCGCCGACACCCCCGGGGGCTGCTTACCCGCATACTGCGGTCACCTTCGCCATGCCGGCGCACAGACAGGGAGCCTTGGTGGCGGGCCGATCTGATGGCGACCGCTCTGATTTCCGCGCAGCGCTCGTTTCGCGACATGGAGTGGTTCCCTCCGGGGATATCACTCAGCCGAAACCGCCGGATATCCCGCCACCGCCACCGGTGGCGCATCTCCGGACGCCACCCCGGCAGATCGCGGCACCGCCTCGACCGCAGCAGGCACCGCCCCGGCCACAACAGCCGGCGCCCGCACCGCTCCAGCCGGCGCCCGCACCGCTCCAGGCGCCGCCTGCACCGCAGCAGCCCGTGCCTCCGCCGCCACCTCCACCGCCACCGCCCGCGGCGCCGCCCATGTCGCCGGGGTTTGTAAGGCTCGCGCCCTGA
- a CDS encoding DUF3052 domain-containing protein, whose product MVAADHAPSYARKLGIQRDQVVQEWGWDEDTDDEIRADVEEACGSELLDEDTDEVVDVVLLWWRDGDGDLVDTLMDAITALAEDGVIWVLTPKTGKPGHVLPAEIAEAAPTAGLMPTSSVNLGDWSASRLVQPKSRAGKR is encoded by the coding sequence GTGGTCGCGGCGGATCACGCCCCGAGCTACGCTCGCAAACTGGGCATCCAACGGGACCAAGTTGTCCAGGAGTGGGGCTGGGACGAAGACACCGATGACGAGATTCGCGCCGATGTCGAGGAAGCCTGCGGCAGTGAGTTGCTCGACGAAGACACCGACGAGGTGGTCGACGTCGTGTTGCTGTGGTGGCGAGACGGTGACGGCGACCTGGTCGACACCCTGATGGACGCCATCACCGCGCTGGCCGAAGACGGCGTGATCTGGGTGCTGACCCCCAAGACCGGCAAGCCCGGTCACGTGCTGCCGGCCGAAATCGCCGAGGCCGCGCCCACCGCGGGTCTGATGCCGACCTCGTCGGTCAACCTGGGGGACTGGAGCGCCAGCCGACTGGTGCAGCCCAAATCCCGCGCCGGGAAGCGTTGA